Genomic segment of Paenibacillus sp. FSL R5-0623:
ATCTCACCCTGTGCATCCTCCACGGATTCAAAGGGAGTGAATGGCATATATTGAACCACAGCTTCATCCGAATATAACTCCAACAGGTCTTGGCTGTCCCTAGCCTCTGCTGACCGAAGGACGAATCGTTCGGTCTGGATTAGGGGAAACAGGTCAAACGTAAATTGCTCACTCATGCGAGGTCTCCTTTGCAACATTCATTATATAAGTCATTTTACTATTAATATGTTCTATTAACATCTCTCTCTTCTCTATAAGCTGTTCTATTGACTATTAAAAGTGGGGAGACTACATTATGCTTTAGAAGACTAACATTGGAAATAGACTAGGAGGCGGAACCATGACCACACCATCATATGACGTTATTATCGTTGGAGCCGGCTCCATGGGTATGAGTGCAGGTTATTATCTATCGCGCAGTGGATGCAAAATTTTATTAATCGATGCCTTTGATCCTCCGCATACGGAAGGAAGTCATCACGGGGATAGCAGACTGATGCGCCATGTGTACAGTGGTGGGCCTGACTATATTGCCATGGCATTACTTGCACAGAAGTTATGGCACGAGCTGGAGGAAACGACCGGAAACCAACTTTTTGTTCCTTCCGGTGTAATAAATGTGGTTGATCCGGAGATTCATTCCTTCTACAACCGATTGAGCCATGCAGATGATGCAGGCATTCGGTATGAAACGTTGCACGCAGCCGAGGTGATGAAACGCTGGCCAGGTATTACCGTACCTGAACATTACGAGGGCATGTATGAGCCTGATGCGGGTTATCTGTATAGTGAACCCTCTATTCGTGCCTTCCGCAAAGCAGCCGAGGCTCATGGTGCCACCTTGTTAACACACACACGGGTGGAGCATATCGAATACGGACCACATTCCGTGGCAGTTCAGACTTCAGGTGGCGAGACATACCACGCGAATCAAATCATCCTGAGCGCTGGCGCCTGGTTTCAGACATTAAAACCTTTCGTGGATCTCCCCATTCAGGCAGTGCGTAAAACGGTTGGATGGTTTGATGCACCAGAAGCTTTGTACGGCGAGGCACACTTCCCCGGATTCACACTCGCAGGAAAAGAAGGTACATATTATGGATTTCCAAGCATGGGCGGATCAGGTCTAAAGATGGGTCGTCATGATACGGGCCAGGTGTGGACACCAGGAAGTACAATGGCTCCATTTGGTACGGAAGAATCGGATGAGGGTGATCTGCGCAGGCTGCTCGAACTTCATATGCCTCAGGCAGCTGGAGAATTGAAACGTGGTAGTGTGTGCAAGTATGAATACACTTCGGATGAAGATTTTATTATCGACCGACACCCTGCCCATGAACGTGTGTGGCTCGCAGGCGGTTTCTCCGGTCACGGCTTCAAGTTCGCAAGTGCCATTGGGCAGATTCTATCCGACTTGGTGCAAACGGGGCACACGGATCAGGATATTAGCAGATTCGCCCTATCACGTTTTCGTTAAGTACATGCCCGTTGAATGAACATATGTATGTATAAAATAGCTACTTTCTTAGAGGGTGCCGTGTTGCTTAGAACACTGCACCTCCAAGAAAGAAGGACACGTAATGACGTTTAATTCAAGCGTACTCACACTAATTAACTTTGACTAGGCTCCATTGCTGATTGGTCCCGCCATTGTCGGCCCACTGAATCGTGGAGGCACCTGCGGTCAGAGAACCTTGATTGATGTCAACCGTCAGGCCACTGTTTCGATTCGCAAGTACCACATATCCTCCCACATCAATGGGCAGCCATTGCTGATTGTTGCCCCCGTTATCCTGCCACTGAATCAGAGCGGCTCCGCCTTGTGTAGAACCCGAGTTTACATCCAGCAAAAGCCCACTGCCCACATTGCGGATGTTGTAATAACCGTTACCTGCGGACTCTAGCTTCCACTGCTGGTTGGCTGCTCCATTATCATTCCACTGAATGATTGTTGCCCCACCCGTAGAAGAAGCACCGTTAACATCGAGTGCAAGTCCACTATTGCGGTTGATTAATTTGTAGATGGCCCCGGATTCATATCCTGTACCGCCATTGTAAGTTGCACCGGAAATGACGTAGGTTGTGACCGAATTGGCCTTTGCCGTAGCGGTAAAGGTTTTGTTTTGCACCGAAATATTGGTCAGTTGCTGCAACTTCTCCGTTGAAGAGGTCCGATATACTTGAGCAGACGTGCCTGTGTTCGTAAAACGACTGAGATCATAGGTTACCGTTGTATCCGTCGATTCCGAATTGGTCGTAACCAGTACTACTTTGCCGGAAGCTGCATCATAGGCTGCAAGGGTATTGGCATCACTCATGCCGATAATCTTGTACCCAGGACGAATAAATTTGCTGTAATTGCCCATGACATAATATTTTTGGTTCACGGTGTAACTGGTCGTTTGTGTATTGTTCAACACGTTCTTGAAAAATCCCCATCCTTCTGCACTATCGACGGCTTGCCAATACACCCATCCACTTGCGCCCATATTGCGAATATCCTTGAGGATGGTACGTGACATGGTAAGTCCACTTGCATCCCCGTCTCCATATTCCGAGGTCCACAGATGTTTGCCCGCAGACATCGCTGTGTTGCGCAAAGCAGTACGATTGCTTCCGCCATACGTATGAGTGTTGATCTGAGTGATCGCTGATTTAACCGCATTGCTGTAGCTGTTGAACGACACATTGGAATCATCGATACTGTATTCTTCCGGTGCGCTCAGCTTTGTGGACAGGCCCTTTGCATTCAACGAAGCTTGTACCTGACTCAGAATTGTGTTCTGATCCGCCCGGTCAAAGTGCATGCCCTCCTGGTCATTGCCCTGCTTCCACCACGTCGAGATCGGTTCATTCAGCGGAGTTACGCTATCAAATGTGATCCCCCAGTTATCACGAAAATGCTTCACAACCTCAGTTAAGTAATCGGCAAAATCATCGTAGTAATCGGGCTTGAGGTTGTTACCACCATTGGCCGAACCGGACACATTACCACTGATGGTCATCCAGTAAGGTGCGGAATTTGCAAAAGCTTCGATGACATTCACGCCTTGAGCTTTGGCAGCTTGCAGCATATATCGTTGGTTTGCATCTGCATTCCAGTCATACACGCCCGGAGAAGGCTGGTAACCAGGAACGGCTTTGCGATATTCAAGGATATTGGATGATGGATTATCCCCGCCTCCAATGTTGTACCGCAGGATATTCAGCCCCAGTCCGGTATTCGCGTTGAACATTTTCTCCACATACTCATCCCGATTGGAATATTCTCCAACCACTTTGCCCCACCACGCGAGGGATGTTCCCCATCCTTCCATCGTCTGATATTGCTTCGACGGATCGGCAACAGCCGTGTATGCTCCTGCAGCAGATACCTCTGTGCCCATACCTAAACTGCCTGTTAGCAGACTTCCTGCCAGCAGCAGCGAACTCATTCGTTTTAACCACTTCATCCGCTTCACTCCTTATGAATTTACACTTGCACTCCGATGTCAGAACAACTTTCCGATCGCTGTTATCCCCAGATTTTTAATTATTCTTAAAAAGGGGAAAATCCGGGGATAGCGTATGCTTCCGATGCAGCTTTCTTTCAGAAAGCTTGTAAGCGCACGCTTCGCTTCTTCAAGTTATTTCTGACCTCTCCGTTATCGTGTAAATGTATAGTTTAAATTGTTTGTATTTTTAGAAAACAAA
This window contains:
- the solA gene encoding N-methyl-L-tryptophan oxidase; this encodes MTTPSYDVIIVGAGSMGMSAGYYLSRSGCKILLIDAFDPPHTEGSHHGDSRLMRHVYSGGPDYIAMALLAQKLWHELEETTGNQLFVPSGVINVVDPEIHSFYNRLSHADDAGIRYETLHAAEVMKRWPGITVPEHYEGMYEPDAGYLYSEPSIRAFRKAAEAHGATLLTHTRVEHIEYGPHSVAVQTSGGETYHANQIILSAGAWFQTLKPFVDLPIQAVRKTVGWFDAPEALYGEAHFPGFTLAGKEGTYYGFPSMGGSGLKMGRHDTGQVWTPGSTMAPFGTEESDEGDLRRLLELHMPQAAGELKRGSVCKYEYTSDEDFIIDRHPAHERVWLAGGFSGHGFKFASAIGQILSDLVQTGHTDQDISRFALSRFR
- a CDS encoding RICIN domain-containing protein translates to MKWLKRMSSLLLAGSLLTGSLGMGTEVSAAGAYTAVADPSKQYQTMEGWGTSLAWWGKVVGEYSNRDEYVEKMFNANTGLGLNILRYNIGGGDNPSSNILEYRKAVPGYQPSPGVYDWNADANQRYMLQAAKAQGVNVIEAFANSAPYWMTISGNVSGSANGGNNLKPDYYDDFADYLTEVVKHFRDNWGITFDSVTPLNEPISTWWKQGNDQEGMHFDRADQNTILSQVQASLNAKGLSTKLSAPEEYSIDDSNVSFNSYSNAVKSAITQINTHTYGGSNRTALRNTAMSAGKHLWTSEYGDGDASGLTMSRTILKDIRNMGASGWVYWQAVDSAEGWGFFKNVLNNTQTTSYTVNQKYYVMGNYSKFIRPGYKIIGMSDANTLAAYDAASGKVVLVTTNSESTDTTVTYDLSRFTNTGTSAQVYRTSSTEKLQQLTNISVQNKTFTATAKANSVTTYVISGATYNGGTGYESGAIYKLINRNSGLALDVNGASSTGGATIIQWNDNGAANQQWKLESAGNGYYNIRNVGSGLLLDVNSGSTQGGAALIQWQDNGGNNQQWLPIDVGGYVVLANRNSGLTVDINQGSLTAGASTIQWADNGGTNQQWSLVKVN